Proteins encoded together in one Streptomyces sp. NA04227 window:
- a CDS encoding family 16 glycosylhydrolase, whose translation MSDRRIRVILPLFGLTCAALIAAPSAGAALVAAPAPESDSRSSLVDTKTPHNAKPLARGKVKALVFSDEFNGTSLDTSKWTARDWARSGTVPPDTWSYDPANVSLNGAGSLEIKVRNPAANTYTGGLIDSQGKFDFTHGTLEARIKVPPTNGHLGAVWLLPTGGLAPGGVYDGTARDGAEMDIVESNFKADQYSATLHWDSFNPPQHQQSGAVATAPGLHSGYHTVGLKWSATKLEFTYDGSVVRTVTDPKLISQVKEYPLLSHEILDQWADGSIHDEVFDSSSSFYVDYIRVWQ comes from the coding sequence ATGTCCGACCGCCGTATCCGCGTCATCCTGCCGCTGTTCGGTCTGACCTGCGCGGCCCTGATCGCCGCGCCCTCCGCCGGCGCCGCCCTGGTCGCCGCCCCTGCTCCGGAGTCCGATTCCCGCTCGTCGCTGGTGGACACCAAGACACCCCACAACGCCAAGCCGCTGGCCCGCGGCAAGGTCAAGGCTCTGGTGTTCAGTGACGAGTTCAACGGAACGTCACTCGACACCAGCAAGTGGACGGCACGTGACTGGGCCCGCTCCGGCACCGTGCCCCCCGACACCTGGAGCTACGACCCGGCCAACGTCTCCCTCAACGGTGCGGGCAGCCTGGAGATCAAAGTACGCAACCCCGCCGCGAACACGTACACGGGCGGCCTGATCGACAGCCAGGGCAAGTTCGACTTCACCCACGGCACACTCGAAGCACGCATCAAGGTCCCGCCCACCAACGGGCACTTGGGCGCCGTGTGGCTGCTGCCCACCGGTGGCCTCGCCCCCGGCGGCGTGTACGACGGCACGGCACGCGACGGCGCCGAGATGGACATCGTCGAGTCCAACTTCAAGGCCGACCAGTACTCGGCCACCCTGCACTGGGACAGCTTCAACCCCCCGCAGCACCAGCAGTCGGGAGCCGTGGCCACCGCACCCGGTCTGCATTCCGGCTACCACACGGTCGGCCTCAAATGGTCTGCCACCAAACTGGAGTTCACCTATGACGGCAGTGTGGTGCGCACCGTCACCGACCCGAAGCTGATCAGTCAGGTCAAGGAGTACCCGCTGCTCTCGCACGAGATCCTCGACCAATGGGCCGACGGGTCCATCCACGACGAGGTGTTCGACTCGTCCTCCAGCTTCTACGTGGACTACATCCGCGTCTGGCAATAG